The nucleotide sequence AGGAGGTTGAGATGTCAGTAAGAGATTTCTTTATTAAACTTAGCAAACTGGAAAGAAAATACATTTACCTTGTGGTTTTAATTGGTTTAATTATTCCACTAATTTTTCCGCCCAATTTCCCGCAAAAAATGTCTCCACAAGTTAGGAGAGTTTTTGAGTACATTGACACCCTTCCTAAGGGTTCTTACGTGATTCTTTCTGCTGATTATGACCCATCCGTTGCACCGGAAGTGCATCCGATGTACAAAGCTGTTGTAAAACACTGTATCTTGAAGGGGATTATACCTATTGGGATGACATTAATTATTCAGGGAGCGGGTTTGGCTGTCGATGCATTCACAGAAGCAGAAGAGATATTAGGTGCCCGTAGAGATACCGATTACGTGTTTCTGGGATACCAGGCAGGTATATCATCAGTAGTTTTAGGATTAGGGGAAGATATAAAAAGTGTGTATAAGACCGACTATTTTGGGACCAAAACAGAGGAAATTTATGCGCTTAAGCCTGTAAAAAACTACAAAGACATTGCTTTAGTCATCAGCTTTAGTGGATCTTCTATTCCCACCACTTGGGCAGTATATGCATATACCAAATATGGTGTCAAAGTAGCAGCAGCAGTCACGGGTGTTAGTGCAGGCGATTTCTACCCATACATACAAGCCGGACAATTTATAGGTATGCTGGCAGGGATGAAGGCTGCAGCTGAATACGAACACGCCGTTAATCAAATTTTGAAGGAAAGGAATGTAGGAAAACCATCTACTGATGCAATTAGAAGGATGGATGCGAACTCTATTGGTCAATTGCTCATTATTTTGTTCATAATAATTGGTAATATTGGGTACTTTTTATCAAGAAGGAGGAAGTAATATGCATATTTCAACAAATATTTGGATTTGGATACAGGCTTTTCTTACTTTAGCCATTTTTACTTTTTTATACAAAGATAACCCGCTCTTCAGAATGGCAGAGCACTTATTCGTAGGGCTTGCTACCGGATACGGGCTTGTTGTGGTTTACAATAATTCCTTTTACCCTAACGTGTGGGTACCCCTGTTTCAGGAGAAGCAGCTTATATTTATAATTCCTTTCGTTCTTGGTCTCATGTACCTGACTTCGGCCTTTCCAAAAATTTCCTTTATGATAAGATGGCCCATGGCTGTACTTTTAGGTATTGGATCGGGTTTGAGTATTCCTTTAATCATCCAGACATACATTATAGAACAAAGCAAGAGCTCAATTTTGAGACCTCCTTACCCTGACCTAATACACTGGATCAATGCCTTGATTCTGTTTGTCGGAGTAATCTCAGTACTTGTGTATTTCTATTTCTCCATTCCCCATGATAGACCGGGCGTTAAGCAAATTTCCAAAGTTGGTTTATTTTTATTGATGCTTGGGTTCGGGGCCTCCTTCGGGTATACTGTAATGGCAAGATTTTCACTGCTTGTCGGAAGGCTCGATTTTCTATTAAACCAGTGGCTTGGAATTAGACCATTTTAGAATGAACTGGAAATTCTTTTAAAGCCTTTCCCGAGGACCTCACGGACATGAGTTATTGTAATAAAGGCCGTGGGGTCCTCTTCTTTTACGATTTCCTTGAGTTTGACTATTTCACGGGGTGATTTCAGAATAACCCACAGTGCAAATCGCTCTTCACCAGTGTAACCACCAATTGCTTTGATGAGAGTTACGCCTCGACCTATTTCCTTAAGTATTCTTTCTTTAATAGTATCATACTTTGCTGTTATTATAAAAGCCTGGAACGAGGTTGTAATTCCTTCAAGGACATAGTCAATTGTATTTGTGTTAATAATCACTGCTAACAATGAATACATTCCTATGATCTTTCCGAAAAAGATCCCAGCAAATAGAGTTATAGTGAAATCTATCACCAGAAGGGCCTTTCCCATGTCAATATTACTATACTTTTTTATGATCATAGCCACAATATCGGTTCCGCCCGTAGAGGCATCCCTTGATACAACAAGAGCGATTCCAAATCCTGTTAATAGATTTCCAAAGATTGTTGCTATCACGAGGTCATTAATGTATAGGGACTTCGGTAATACGTATTCCAGCACATCAATGAATACACTAAGTATTACCGAAGCATAAATACTTTTCAGTCCAAATTCGCTTCCTAAGAGAATAAAAGCAATGATAAAGAGCATAGCATTGATAACAAGCATTGTTAAACCAATTGGAAAGCGGAAAAGATGATAAAAAATAACGCCAACACCAGATACACCACCAGCGGCTATTTTGTTGGGTGCAAGGAAAAGTACAATTCCAATTGCAGTAATTAGAGTCCCCAGGGTAATGACGAGAAAATCTGCCCAGTTTATTTTCAAGAATAATTTTTTATTCCACTCTCTCAAGTTTCGCATATTCAAGCACCAACGTTTTTAAACCCGCTTTAAAGAAGTTAACCTTTATTTTGTCCTCGTAAACTTCGACAACCTTTCCCATACCAAAAATCTGGTGATGGACTAAATCACCAGGCTCAAATTCACCTCTCTTTTTTTCTTTAAAATGGTACTTCTCAATAACAGTTTCTACCTCTGATTTTCCTACAAAATCCACTACATCCTCAGGTAATTCGTATATAAACCGGGAGGGTTCAAGATATCCTCTTCGCAAGTACCTTGACTTGGCATAAGTTATATAGACTTTTTCCTTTGCTCTTGTTAATGCAACGTGAAAAAGCCTTCTCTCTTCTTCAAGTTCAACAGGGTTATCTTTGGATCGGAAGTGGGGAAAGATTGACTCCTCGAGGCCTGTAATTATAACAATGGGAAACTCCAATCCTTTAGCATTATGTACCGTCATCAAAGTAACAAAATCCGGTGACGCGTTGTATTCGTCAATGTCAGAGCGCAGTGAAACCATAAGCACATAATCGGTCAAGGTTCTGGCATTTTCCTCAGAAAATTTTCTTATTTCCCCGATTAACTCCTTGACGTTTTCTATCTTTTCTTGTGCTTTTTCTGGATCATTGGACCTTAATATATAATCATAATAGCGAATCTCGTCTACTAAGAAGGAAACCATTTCATAAGCGCTAAGTTCTGTGACTTTGGACATCAAAGTCTCAATCAAGACGAGAAAATTATCCAGCGCACCGTGGATTCTCGGGTTTAGATCCAGTTCTCTATGAGCCTTTATGACTTCGAAGAGTGGTAAATCCAGTTCCCTCGCCCTTTCTTTTAAAACTCTCAGAGTTTCTTGACCAATTCCGCGGGGTGGTATGTTAATTATCCTTTCTAATGAAACACTATCTTTCGGATTAACAAGAAATTTTAAGTAGCTGAGAATATCTTTTATCTCTTTTCTTTCGTAAAACTTAATCCCGCCCACGATCTTATAAGTGATCCCACTTCTTTGGAGGGCGGATTCCAATGCTCTTGACTGAGCGTTAATCCGGTAAAGAATGAGAAAATCACCAAGGGGGCGTTTCAAAGATTTAATTATCTCTACAACTCTTTCCGCTTCCTCGTCTTCATCCTCAGTTTCCATAACAACAAGATTTTCACCTTCAGGGTTTAGCGTCCAAAGATTTTTTCCAATACGGTATCTGTTGTTCCTTATTACTGAAGATGCAGCATATAAAATTTTTTGAGTGCTTCTGTAGTTTTGCTCCAGTTTAATGACTTTACAATCAGGAAAATCTTTTTCAAAATTGAGAATGTTTTGAATATCTGCTCCTCTGAAAGAGTATATAGACTGATCCTCGTCTCCAACTACAAAGACGTTTCGATGGATGTGAGAGAGGGCCTTTATAAGTAAATATTGCTCGTGGTTTGTATCCTGATATTCGTCTACAAGAATGTGTTTGAATTTAGTAGAGTAGTATTCAAGGACTTCAGGAAATTCATTGAAAATACTTAAAGGCAGAATCAAAAGGTCGTCGAAATCGAGAGCGTTGTATTCCCTTAGCTTTCTGGTATAATGTTTATAAACGGTGAGAAAGAATTGATCTTCTGTTATCAATAGTCCTGTTTTGTAACGTGAAATTTTTTCCACAAGACTTTCGAGTTTTGAACTCTCCTCGCCTATATCCCCTAATATTTCTTTTAAAACTTTCTTTTGGTCATCCCTATCTAAAATTGTGAAATATCGTGTATAAGTTCCAAGTTTTTCTATTTCTTGCCTTAAAATACGAGCACAAAGGGAGTGAAAGGTTCCGATCCAGAGATCTCTGATGTCTGCACCTATTAGGTTTCTGATCCTCTCTTTCATTTCGTCAGCAGCTTTGTTTGTAAAAGTTGCAACAAAGATCCTATGAGGCGGAATTTTTTTAATTCCAATTAAGTAGGCAACTCTGTGTGTTAAAACTCTCGTTTTACCTGAACCGGCACCCGCAATAACAAGAACAGGACCACCTTCAATTGTTACAGCTTCTCTCTGCCTTTCATTTAATCCATTAAGTAGTTGATCCATGGAAGATTAAGCCTTGCCTTGCGAGCCAAATAATCTGATTTTTTCTTTTACCTTTTCTTTAACCCTCAATTTGGCTTCTTTTAAATGTGTCCTTGGATCTATATCGGAAGGATTTTCCCTGACTTTTTTCATAAATCCAATAAGGTAGCTGATTCTTAAATCGGTATCTATGTTTATTTTTCTTATACCTGCTGAAATTGCATTCTTAATTTCTGAATCCGGCACACCTTTCGCTCCCGAAAGCCTAAAACCGAGAGAATTGGCTTCATTAACCATATCCTCTGACACACCCGAAGCACCGTGCAAAACCAGCGGAATACCCACCAGTTCTTTAATTTTTTTGATTCTTTCAATGTCAAGTTTTGGTTCACCCTTAAACTTATAGGCACCATGAGAAGTACCACAGGCGATCGCAAGGGCGTCGCAATTTGTGAGTTCAACAAATTTAAGGGCCTCATTAGGTTCGGTATAGATTGCTGTTAAACTTTCAACCTCTTCTTCTTTACCCATTAATCTTCCCAGTTCTGCTTCGACGGTGATGTTTAATGGTCTTGCTACCCTTATCACCTCCTGAGTTATCCTCACATTTTCTTCAAAGGGCTTATCAGAGACATCAATCATGATGGATGTAAAGCCATGTCTTATAGCAAGCATAATTTTTTGAAAATCCTTGCCATGGTCAAGGTGTAAGGCGAAAGGAATCTTATACTTTTTAACACCTGCACTCACAATGGCTTCAATAAATTCAATTCCTGCATATTTGATCGCACCTTCAGAAACAGCAATAATAACAGGAGAATTTTCTTCTTCGGCAGCTTCCATAATTGCCTGGAAAAATTCCAAGTTGTTGATATTGAAAGCCCCTACAGCATAATTTCCCTTATCTGCTTCTGTAAGGAGATCTTTCATAGGTAAAAGCGGCATTTTAATCCTCCCACTTTATAGTATCCATCATTTTTAAAAGTGATGCCTCAAGGGTCTTTTTATGAGAAACAACTTCCTCGAGCGGGACTTCAGTAATGAGACTCTCTTTTTTCGCAATCATTACCCCAAATTTTTCTTTTTTGATAAGTTCGATAGCATGGCTTGCGAATTCCAGGGCAAGTCTTCTATCGCGAAATGTGGGGGACCCGCCCCTTTGAAGATGCCCCAAAACCGTGACTCTCAATTCATATTTTATGCCTTTTTTCTCGAGTAATTCCTTAACTTTATATCCAGAACTATAGCCTTCAGCAACGATTATAATAGAATTGGATCTTCCCTCTATAAATCTTTGATTCAACCTCTTTACAACTTCGTCGATGTCAGTTTTATACTCGGGTATGAAACAGGCCTCTGCACCGGTAGATACCGAAGCATTGAGGGCTAAATATCCTGATGTATGTCCCATGACTTCTATTATGAAGGCTCTATCAAGAGAAGAGGCTGTGTCCTTTATAATGTCAATGGACTTGACGATAGTATTTAGCGCTGTATCTGCACCGAGAGTTTCATCGGTTCCATAGATATCATTGTCGATAGAAGCAGGAATGCCTAAGACCTTTACACCCATTTGACTAAGGGCATGTGCACCGTGCATGGAACCATCACCACCGATAACGACGATTGCGTCCAATCCCATCTCTTCCAAATTCATCACCGCAATCTTTTGAATTTCTTTTTTCACAAAATCAGGATACCTCGATGTACCAAGAATGGTCCCACCTCTCTGGATTATTCCACCCGCATCCCTCTTGGAAAGCTTTTTATAATTTTTCTCGATTAAACCCTTATAACCTTTGTAAATCCCAAAGACTTCGTAATGCTCGTCAATTAGCCCCTTCATCAAAAATCTGAGACATGCATTCATGCCGGGGGCGTCACCCCCTGCGGTTACTAAACCGACTTTTTTTATAGCCATTTTATTTCACCCCTTTTTGCCTACAATAAATCTTACTCTTTTAACTATAGCCTTACCATCAATTTTAAAAACCGCTTTTAAAGTATAAATATCGGTCCCCAGATCACCCACAAAAATGGGCTTTTCCTCTACCACCCCGCCATTAAAATCGAAACTCGCTTCTCTTATTTTCTTTCCAGAAAAATCGTAGAGGGTAATATTTAGTTTTCCCCCTTTCTGCACCTTAAAGCGGAAGGTTAGGTATGGTGTAAATACAGGATTGGGATAAACATACGCAAGAGAAACAAGTTCCTCCTGTGAAGGAACTGCGTCAGAAATTTTTGATAAGACTTCGAAGGGATTGTGTGCCGAAGAATAGCCGAAGTGTCTCCACGCACTTCGCAAAGTTGGGAGCGGGAAGGCATAAATATAGCCATCTGAGGTAATGTATATGAGTTCCAGTATGTCATCTTTATTAATATCTTCTAAGAATGGATTAGAATTGAGCCCCTTTGAAACGGGATAATAATTCATTGAATCACGTTGCAAATAGCCGTAAACATGTATTCCCCTATCTGTTGGCAGAATAATTTCTTCAAAGCCATCTCCATCCAGATCTGCAAGTAAAGGTTGAAATGTTCTTGTTGTATCAATACTTTTGGGAAATTTACTAATTGGTGCAAGTTCTTTACTCACTGCAACGAGATATCCTTTGCTTACATAAACGATGTCCTCGTTTCCATCCGCATCTAAGTCGCCTATTGCAATTCCATTCAAAGGATATTCGGCAAACCTGCGTTTATTTAAAACTTCGCCCATTTCATTACAAACTTTTAATTCGCCGAGCCCGCTTACTGAGATTATCCTGTAGTCTCCACTTGTGGAATCATAAATAAGTACTGGTGAACATGCTGATGGGATTAAGTTGAAAGAATCAACCTCATAGGTTTCAAACCTGTCTGTCAGGATTAAAAGTCTTCCATCGTAAGATTGATAAAACAGGAGAAAGCCGTTTGTTGCTGGCACATTTAGTGCAGGAGCACCGGTATTTAAGACAAACAGAATATCTCCGCTGGATCTAAGAAGGTAGTATTTGTTGTCCAATAGCCCAACTCCCAAAACCTTTTGGCCGCTGAATTCAAATATGGATGGCACACTCACTATCTCTTCAGGCATGGTCTTGCTAAATACGATGTCAGGCTTACCATCGTCGTTGGAATCTTTTGTTGTATAAAGAATTATTTTCCTATTGTTTAATGCACAGAGAAAGTCCAAATTCCCGTCATCATTAGCATCTTCAATGGCAGGTTCTTTAATGAAACGTTCATCTTTTAAAGTATCGGTCAAGATCACAAAGCCCTGGTAGCTTACAATAGAAACCAATCCAAAAGAATCAATAATAGTTGTATCTAAGGTTGAAAGGTCAACTGATTTTCTGTAAATGTTCTGTAAAGCGACAAGCAAAGTATCCTTTCCTTCCAGAAAGCTTTCGTATGGTTCATCAATAATCATCCGTGATGAATTGGAATCAACGACACTGTATCCTATTCTTATCGGAAAAGGTGAAAGGGTATTTTCAAGTCTCACTTTAAACTTCATCTCGTAGCCTTTTTGAGAAATATCAAAAATTTCAATGTAAGTTTTGTTACCCTGGTTGTCAACGGAGGATGGCAATGTTGTTGAGGATATTGCAGTGTTGTTTCCTTCAAAGTAGAGATCATACGGACTACCAAACCAGCAATAAGAGTATGGTGTGAAATCCCAGTTAAAGCGCTGAAAATCCTGAACATGGTCAGCTTCAAGAATATAGACGCCCATGGGCCTTACAGCATTGACAGTATTGGTTGGGTAGTTCCTCCAAAGGATATCATCATCTGCGTGGAATACCAGTAGCCCATCTCCGGGAAGAAGATAATCATTTTCGCCTCTAAAATCCACAACCACACCATTGCTCCATCGTCCGGAAACTCTTATGGTGTCCCCGCAATTCTCAAAGTCGTTCGACTCAATATTGGTTGCTAAATTTTGCACCAAGAAATACTCTTTTGAATTTATTGGAATTTTTACAATCCTGGGTTTTGAAAAGGGATCTTCCAGAAAATTACCATGAACATAATAAAGACCTGATGAAGTTTTCTCCATTACAAAGGAATCTGCGGGAATCTGAAGAGGGAAAAGGCTTACTTCCTGAAATACCTGCCCAGGTTTTACCGTAATGACAACATTTCCATCAAGGAAACCTTCTCCATAAATGACTCTCAAAATAAAATCCATAAATATTCTTTCCCATGCATTAGGAAAAGGAGGGATAATCCCTGACGGAACGCCTTCGGCTTCGAGATATGGGCCTGTTGTCATTATACCAAACGCACCGATGCCAGCACCCCTTCCGTAGGTATCGTAAAGGTCAGGCAATAAAAACAGATTGTGTCCGCTTTCGTGGAAAAGTGTTCCCTGTAATTTAACTTCGAGCCCATCTTGAGACATGGTTTCCGGCAAAATGCAGGCGTCGTACAAGGTATCTCTTCCGTTATTTAATACGAGATAGCTTCTTCCCAAGTAATATTCAAGTGCTCCCGGTGGTATTGTGACTGCCGCAAGATCGTAAGGGGTATCCCCGATCCAGTCCGTCTGCCATGCAGACCCAGCATGAAAGATTATATATCTCACCCAAATGCCTTCAAGGTAATCTTTAATACCATTTCCATCAAGGTCTTCGAAAGAAATTGTTGGATCCTCGTCCGCTGATCTAAAGGCATCCCTTAAAAATGTTACAAGACCAAGCTCCATTTGGGTTGTATCACCATAATATGCAATGGGATGGGGTACCTTATATGCGGGCAAACCCGAATCAGGTTTTACAATCCACTCAAGCCTCACTTTACCAAAGGTCGCAGCGTAAACATAGGATGCAAGAGCCCTCATCTGATTGTTAAAGTAGGTCCAGTCATGGGGAGGGTCATAGTAAGGATTGTAATATGGCCTACCATTACAATCCAAGCCAATTATAGGATTCTCTTCATTTGGGGTTTCCCGAAAAAGGCCGTTTCCTGTGGTTCTCGGATCATCTGGAATTTCTTCTTCAAACTCAACCCTCAGGGCAAGAACCCTAATTACAATTTGCTGTTTATCTTTGAGATTTTTAGAAAAATTCTTTACTTTTTGGAGCCCAGGATGAAATTCAGGATTTGTCAATCTAAACCTTGAAAAAACACTCTGAACCACCGCCTCTTTTTGATAAAAGTCTCTTAAGAGTCTTTGTTCTCTGTAAGGTTCGTAAATTTTATGCGGCATAAACCAATAGTTCGCTAAAAGAAACAATAACAACATTAACTCCCCCTTTTGCACTTAATTTTAACCCACACTGTCTGTAATTCAAAACTTTAAAACCATTGATTTTTAGCGAAAAAAACCTTAAAATTTTAATATGGCGAAATTTGAACTCGTTACTGACCTCATTCCAAAGGGAGATCAACCTAAAGCAATTAGAGAAATAGTT is from bacterium and encodes:
- a CDS encoding YitT family protein → MRNLREWNKKLFLKINWADFLVITLGTLITAIGIVLFLAPNKIAAGGVSGVGVIFYHLFRFPIGLTMLVINAMLFIIAFILLGSEFGLKSIYASVILSVFIDVLEYVLPKSLYINDLVIATIFGNLLTGFGIALVVSRDASTGGTDIVAMIIKKYSNIDMGKALLVIDFTITLFAGIFFGKIIGMYSLLAVIINTNTIDYVLEGITTSFQAFIITAKYDTIKERILKEIGRGVTLIKAIGGYTGEERFALWVILKSPREIVKLKEIVKEEDPTAFITITHVREVLGKGFKRISSSF
- a CDS encoding UvrD-helicase domain-containing protein; amino-acid sequence: MDQLLNGLNERQREAVTIEGGPVLVIAGAGSGKTRVLTHRVAYLIGIKKIPPHRIFVATFTNKAADEMKERIRNLIGADIRDLWIGTFHSLCARILRQEIEKLGTYTRYFTILDRDDQKKVLKEILGDIGEESSKLESLVEKISRYKTGLLITEDQFFLTVYKHYTRKLREYNALDFDDLLILPLSIFNEFPEVLEYYSTKFKHILVDEYQDTNHEQYLLIKALSHIHRNVFVVGDEDQSIYSFRGADIQNILNFEKDFPDCKVIKLEQNYRSTQKILYAASSVIRNNRYRIGKNLWTLNPEGENLVVMETEDEDEEAERVVEIIKSLKRPLGDFLILYRINAQSRALESALQRSGITYKIVGGIKFYERKEIKDILSYLKFLVNPKDSVSLERIINIPPRGIGQETLRVLKERARELDLPLFEVIKAHRELDLNPRIHGALDNFLVLIETLMSKVTELSAYEMVSFLVDEIRYYDYILRSNDPEKAQEKIENVKELIGEIRKFSEENARTLTDYVLMVSLRSDIDEYNASPDFVTLMTVHNAKGLEFPIVIITGLEESIFPHFRSKDNPVELEEERRLFHVALTRAKEKVYITYAKSRYLRRGYLEPSRFIYELPEDVVDFVGKSEVETVIEKYHFKEKKRGEFEPGDLVHHQIFGMGKVVEVYEDKIKVNFFKAGLKTLVLEYAKLERVE
- a CDS encoding class II fructose-bisphosphate aldolase, which encodes MPLLPMKDLLTEADKGNYAVGAFNINNLEFFQAIMEAAEEENSPVIIAVSEGAIKYAGIEFIEAIVSAGVKKYKIPFALHLDHGKDFQKIMLAIRHGFTSIMIDVSDKPFEENVRITQEVIRVARPLNITVEAELGRLMGKEEEVESLTAIYTEPNEALKFVELTNCDALAIACGTSHGAYKFKGEPKLDIERIKKIKELVGIPLVLHGASGVSEDMVNEANSLGFRLSGAKGVPDSEIKNAISAGIRKINIDTDLRISYLIGFMKKVRENPSDIDPRTHLKEAKLRVKEKVKEKIRLFGSQGKA
- a CDS encoding ATP-dependent 6-phosphofructokinase — encoded protein: MAIKKVGLVTAGGDAPGMNACLRFLMKGLIDEHYEVFGIYKGYKGLIEKNYKKLSKRDAGGIIQRGGTILGTSRYPDFVKKEIQKIAVMNLEEMGLDAIVVIGGDGSMHGAHALSQMGVKVLGIPASIDNDIYGTDETLGADTALNTIVKSIDIIKDTASSLDRAFIIEVMGHTSGYLALNASVSTGAEACFIPEYKTDIDEVVKRLNQRFIEGRSNSIIIVAEGYSSGYKVKELLEKKGIKYELRVTVLGHLQRGGSPTFRDRRLALEFASHAIELIKKEKFGVMIAKKESLITEVPLEEVVSHKKTLEASLLKMMDTIKWED